One window of Magallana gigas chromosome 2, xbMagGiga1.1, whole genome shotgun sequence genomic DNA carries:
- the LOC109619966 gene encoding uncharacterized protein codes for MRGDLKQNKYIMNLPNSYVPSLLCIVLVCHGYTLVCGYEIVKPAYMGRLRQNVYIVHSEERTWLDAQNICSSSGLTLQFNSWDAVNWYIKVKAERKGWRSSDDVWIGMIKHANSNFWYPTMHGICKEGNITLPGQLFHERQCAVLNMSGNSYSGNFNIMYAAACEEKVLGFVCLANHGLVPSDVEFYILSEVVEKGTNQRSWQNVTITECAEKSFYIFVCYAATYFPETRICIAECTDMDNVPEIVTLVNSTINSTVLLRTFNKVFLNKTVTDFPTITDPEQFPCKPNAITTKESTYVSTIVYETEEVSSKCSCICSSTTNISIDELQEKLNEIKEDLAVTKTSLSSSQRKKICAQDERTSSTSIGILGSCVIIGILLVLVVSDIFTGVLHISKIQGKKKNRNI; via the exons ATGCGGGGAgatttaaagcaaaacaaatacATTATGAATTTGCCGAACAGTTATGTGCCTTCCCTTCTATGCATCGTACTAGTGTGCCATGGATACA CTTTAGTTTGCGGTTATGAAATCGTTAAACCAG CTTACATGGGCCGACTTAGGCAAAATGTCTATATCGTGCATTCGGAAGAAAGAACTTGGTTAGACGCTCAAAACATTTGCAGTTCAAGTGGGCTCACATTGCAATTTAACTCATGGGACGCTGTCAATTGGTACATAAAAGTTAAAGCCGAAAGAAAAGGATG GCGCTCCTCTGATGATGTTTGGATTGGAATGATTAAGCACGCCAATAGCAATTTCTGGTACCCGACAATGCATGGTATTTGTAAAGAAGGAAATATAACACTGCCTGGACAACTTTTTCACGAGAGACAGTGTGCAGTTTTAAACATGTCGGGAAATTCTTACTCTGGAAATTTCAACATAATGTATGCAGCAGCTTGTGAAGAAAAAGTCCTTGGATTTGTATGCCTCGCAAATCATGGATTAGTTCCAAGTG ATGTGGAATTTTACATTCTCTCAGAAGTGGTAGAGAAAGGCACGAATCAGAGATCTTGGCAAAATGTAACCATCACAGAATGTgcggaaaaatcattttacatttttgtctgTTACGCTGCCACTTACTTCCCGGAAACAAGGATTTGTATCGCAGAATGTACAGATATGGACAATGTTCCAGAAATTGTGACGCTTGTCAATTCTACAATCAACTCCACAGTTCTTCTACGAACTTTCAATAAAG TTTTCCTCAACAAAACGGTGACGGATTTTCCAACTATAACAGACCCAGAACAGTTTCCGTGTAAACCCAATGCAATAACGACAAAGGAGTCAacttatgtttccacaatagtTTATGAAACAGAGGAGGTATCATCGAAATGTAGTTGCATTTGTTCATCTACGACCAATATCTCTATTGATGAGCTTCAAGAAAAACTGAATGAGATCAAAGAAGATTTAGCTGTTACTAAAACGTCTCTTTCATCCTCACAGAGAAAGAAAATTTGTGCTCAGGATGAGCGAACATCTTCAACTAGCATAGGAATACTGGGTTCGTGTGTCATTATAGGGATTCTTCTCGTTTTAGTCGTCAGTGACATTTTCACTGGTGTGCTTCATATTTCCAAAATTCaagggaaaaagaaaaatagaaatatatga